A segment of the Brevundimonas sp. M20 genome:
GGACGCCATTGATGAGGCGACCGGAGGCGAGATCAGCATTGATCTGGGCGACGATGAGGATGCGGCCGTTCCGGTCAACGCCGCCACGACCGTCACGACGCCCGTCGCGGTCCCGGTCCGCGCCGAAGTCCGCTGATCCATCTGGACGCTTGACCCGGAACAGCGCCGGTCCGACAGGATCGGCGCATGGTCCTGCCTGTCGATCCACACCTCTACGCCACCTTCCTTGGAGTGATGGCCGTCATGGCGATCACGCCGGGACCGGCCAATGTCTTCTCGGTCGCCAACGGCATCCAGCGCGGCAAGGCCGGAGCCATGGCGGGCGTGATCGGCATGAACGCCGCCACGCTTGTGTGGTTCGGCGCGGCGGCGCTGGGTCTCGGCGCCCTGGTTGTCGCCTTTCCTGACGTCTTCCGCTTCATCTCGGTCGCGGGCGCCCTCTATGTCGGCTGGCTGGGCTACAAGGCCCTGCGCGGCGCCTTCGCCACCGCCGCCGATCCCGATGCGCCGACCGTGAAGATGGGCCGCAGCGCGATTGTCGACGGCTTCATGGTCCAGATCGCCAACCCCAAGGCCATCCTCTTCTTCACCGCTGTCCTGCCGCCCTTTCTGGATGTGAACCGTCCGGCGGCGCCCCAGCTGGCCCTGTTCGCCCTGGCCACCATCGGCATGGACGTGATCAGCATGTCCGCATACGGTCTGGGTGGCGCGGCCCTTGCGCGGCGGATGTCCGAACCCGGATTTCGCAAGGGCTTCGCCCTGCTGACAGGCGTTCTGCTGATCGCCGCCGCCGTGCTTATTCTTTCGCGTTTATAGCCGTTTGCCGCATCCCGGAACCGGCGACGTTCATGTACCGTTCAGCCAAGGGAGCGCGTAGTTTCGCGCTCAAGGAGCATCCGATGAACACCCGTTTCCTTAAGCCCGTATTGCTGGTGACGGCGGCGGCGCTCGCCCTGTCCGCCTGCGCCACCGCCACCCCCTACGGCCCGGCCGGCCCCAACAGCCGCTACGGCTATTCCGAGCAACGCGTTGACGCCGACCGCTATCGTGTCAGCTTCGCCGGCAACTCCGTGACCTCGCGAGAGCAGGTCGAGATGTCGCTGCTGCTGCGCGCCGCCGAACTGACGCTGGAGAGCGGCCACGACTGGTTCGCCACCGTCAATCGCGCGACGGACCGGGACGTCCGCCTGCAGGCGACGCCCGATCCCTTCTACTATGACCGCTACAGCCCGTTCTGGGGTCCGTCCTGGCGCTATCAGCGTCGCGGGCTGTGGAGCCCGTGGGGCTATCGCGACCCGTTCGGCCCGGACTTTGACGTGCGGGAGATCGACCGGTTCGAGGCTACCGCCGAGATCGTCCTGGGCCGGGGCGCCAAGCCCGCCGGCGATCCGAACGCCTTCGACGCCCGCGAGGTGGTCAACAACCTCGGCTCCCGCGTGCCGCGCGGCTGAGACTCGTCGGACTGAAATGAGGAGGCCCCGCCGGTTCGCCGACGGGGCCTCTTTTTCACCCCACGCGCGGAGCTTTCAGCCGCCGCTTGTTGGTGTGGGTCGCGGGCGCGGAGCCAAGGTTCTGCGGAATCTCTCCCTTGAAGTAGAAGCGCTGCCACTGCTCCTTCACGGCCTCCGGATCACCGGCGGCCAGCGCTGTATTGAATTCGCCGCGCGCCTTCAGCCAGGCCTCGTACTGACCCTTCATATTGGGGTTTGACTCCAGCGTCCGGATCACCGGTTCCAGGGTTTCGACCTTGCGATGCTCGAACGGGGTGATGAAGCAGAAGGGCTCTCCCTTCTTGAACGTCACCTTGCCGGGGCGGGTGAAGATCCAGTTCATGGTGAAGGGGAAGGGCAGCCAGTCGGTCTCGATCAGGCCGGTCAGCGGCTGGATGCCGTCCTTCACGTGGTTCGGCGCCCCGCCCGCCAGCATCCCCCAGCCCGGTGGGGTGCGGAACAGATACTGCGGATGCAGGGTCAGCACCCCACGCGAGAAGTGCGACGTCACAAAGTGGTTCAAACGCGGCGTCGGCCGCTCCGGCGTGATCGTGATGTCGGCCTGCGACGGGCCGCCGTTCCACTCGGCCGTGAAGGTGAACGGGCACTGGATCTCCCAGCCCGTGGTGTTGGCCATGTTCAGCGGCAGGCAGCGATAGGGGTGTCGCTGGGCGAAGGCGTCCATCCAGTCGCGCGAGACCCGGCCCGGGACCAGATCAGGCGGCTGCGGCGACATCGGATAGCATTCCAGTTCCACGGGCGGTCTCCGGCGGGTAAGCGAATACGTCCCCTCCTCCCTACCGAAGCCAGATGACCGAAGACAACCCGATCGCTGCCGCTCCTGTCGCCGAGCCCGCCTTTGACCGCGACCGGCTGCTGGCGTGGATGGCCGAGCAGGGGATCGCGCAGACCACCCATGATCACCCCGCCGTCTTCCGGGTCGAGGAAGGGCTGGAGCTCAAGGCCGCCATGCCCGGCGCCCACACCAAGAACCTGTTCCTCAAGGACAAGAAGGGGAAGCTGTGGCTGATCTCGGCCCGGCAGGACACGGTCGTCGACCTGAAGCGCGCGCCCAAGACCATCGGCTCGGACCGCCTGTCCTTCGGCAACGAGCATCTGCTGTACGAGACCCTCGGCGTCCGGCCCGGCTCGGTGACGGCGCTTGCGTTGATCAACGACCCCGATCAGCGCGTGACCTTCATCCTCGACAAGGCCCTGTGGGACGCCGACATCGTCAACTTCCACCCCCTGACCAACACCGCCACGACCGCGCTGGCGCAAGGCGAGTTCCGCAAGGCGCTCGACGCCATGGGCCGGGCTCCGGTGACGGTGGTGGATTTCTCTGACCTGATCTGAGGTTCCAAGGTTCAATCCTTGGCCGGACAGTGCTAGAGCCCCGCGCGTCTCCCCGACCCCATTCCAGATCACGGACGTCGCCATGCCCGCCGCTCCCGACTTTCCCCCCGCGCCGAACCGCGTGGCGCCGAAGCGCGCCCTGATCTCGCTGAGCGACAAGACCGGGCTGGAGGACGCCGCCCGCGCCCTGCACGATCTGGGCGTCGAACTGGTCTCGACCGGCGGCACCCGCGCCGCCATCGCGGGCTTCGGCCTGCCGGTGAAGGACGTGGCCGATCTGACCGGCTTCCCGGAAATGATGGACGGCCGGGTCAAGACCCTGCACCCCGTCGTGCACGGCGGCCTGCTGGGCGTTCGGGACGAGCCGTCCCACGCCCGGGCCATGACCGAACACGGCATCGGCGGCATCGATATCGCCTGGATCGACCTCTATCCGTTCGAGGCCACCGTGGCTTCCGGCGGGGGCTTTGAAGCCGCCGTCGAGAACATCGACATCGGCGGCCCGGCCATGATCCGGTCGGCGTCCAAGAACCACGGCTATGTCGCCGTCTGCGTCGACAAGGACGCGGTTGATCAGGTTCTGGAAGCCCTCAAGGCCGACGGCGCGACCACGCTGGAGCTGCGCAAGCGTCTGGCCGCCCGCGCCTTCGCCCGCACCGCCGCCTATGACGCCGCCGTCTCGGGCTGGTTCGCCGGTCAGGTCGGCGACGAGGCTCCGGCTCGCAAATCCATCGCCGGTTCGCTGGCCCAGACCCTGCGCTACGGCGAGAACCCGCACCAGACGGGCGCCTTCTATCGCACCGGCGAGGCCCGCCCCGGGGTCGCCTACGCCACCCAGATCCAGGGCAAGGAACTGGGCTACAACAACATCGCCGACGCAGACGCCGCCTATGAGTTGGTGGCCGAGTTCGAGCAGCCCGCCGTCGTCATCGTCAAACACGCCAACCCCTGCGGCGTAGCGGTCGGTAAGGACCTGTCGGAAGCCTACGCCCGCGCGCTCGAGTGCGACGCCGTCTCCGCGTTTGGGGGAGTGATCGCGGTCAACCGCGTGCTGACCGGGGCCGACGCCCGCGCCATCACCGAGATCTTCACCGAAGTCGTCATCGCCCCCGGCGCCGACGATGAGGCGAAGGACGTCTTCGCCGCCAAGAAGAACCTGCGCCTGCTGATCACCAACGGCCTTCCTGATCCCCATGGGCCGGGCGAGGTCTTCCGCTCGGTCGCCGGCGGCTTCCTGGTCCAGAGCCGCGACCGGTCGCTGATCAAGCCGTCGGACCTGAAGATCGTCACGCGCCGCCAGCCGACGCCGACCGAAATCCAGGACATGCTGTTCGCCTTCACCGTGGCCAAGCACGTGAAGTCCAACGCCATCGTCTATGCGAAGGACGGCCAGACGGCGGGCATCGGCGCCGGCCAGATGAACCGCCGCGACTCGGCCCGCATCGCCGCCATCCGCGCCAGGGAAGCCGGTGAGGCCAAGGGCCTGACCACCTCGCTGGCCGAGGGTTCGGCCTGTGCGTCGGAAGCCTTCTTCCCCTTCGCCGACGGCCTTCTGGAAGCGGTCGCGGCGGGCGCCACGGCGGTGATCCAGCCGGGCGGCTCGATGCGCGACGCCGAAGTCATCGCCGCCGCCGACGAGAAGGGCATCGCCATGGCCTTCACCGGCGTGCGGGTCTTCCGGCATTAATCCTGGCGCTACCGCTCGCCGCGCGGCGGCTCGCTGCTTGAGCGCAGGTCCGCCTCACCCCTCCATCACCCTGCGGGTGGCCCCCCTCCCCAGCTTCGCTGGAGAGGTGATCCGGTTTTCACCTCTCCACCCAGTGGGGAGGTGGCTCGACGGCGAAGCCGGAGAGACGGAGGGGTCAGTCCTCAATCACCTCGTGCGCCCCGACGGCTCCGGCGCGCCAGTAGCCGGCGGCCTTCAGCGCCTTCGGATCAAAGCCCATGGCGACCACCACGCCGCGCAGGGTCCGCGCCACCTGACTTTCGCCCGCGATCCAGACATAGGCGTCGTCGCGCGGAAGATCGGCCAGCGCGGTCTCGGCCGCCGCCTGCAGGCCCTCCACGCGACCACGCGGGCCACCCTTGCGATCCACGCGCACCACCGTCAGGTCGGCGGCGCTGTTCAGCGGCGGGGCGGAGGCTTCATCCTCGACCTCCACGATCACCAGCGCCTTGCTGCCTCCAGACAGTTCCTCCAACCGCCGCGAGATGGCGGGAACCGCCGTCTCGTCGCCGATCAGGACGTGATGCGGGAAGGCGGTCGGGACGATGAACGATCCGCGCGGCCCGCCGACGCCCAGCTTCGATCCGGGCCGGGCCGTCATCACCCAGTCCGTCGCCGGACCGCCGTGGCCGACCGCGAAGTCCACGGTCAGGGTCTTCGCCGCCGTGTCCCACAGGCGTGGCGTATAATCCCGCATCACCGGGCGCGGCTCGGCGAAGACCGGCCCGTCCGGCCCCACCGTCGGCAGGGCCAGGGTCTCGCCCTCACGGACGGGGAAGATCTTCACATGGTCGTCGAAGCCCAGGGAGACGAAGTCCTCAAGATCTCCGGTCAGCACCACCCGCTTCAGCGACGGCGTCAGGTCCGAGACCTCGACCACCTCCAGCAGGCGGAATTTCAGCGGGTGCCGGACACGCCGGGCGATACGAAGGGCGTCCGTCATGCCTTTTCCACCCGATCCGCGGCCTGATTGAGAATGTCGGCGACGGCCTTGATCCGCGCCTCGTCCAGCGGGATGTCCTCGGCCAGCTTGGCGTGAACCACGCCACGCAGACGCACGATGGCCTCGGCGATGGGCGTCGGCCGCGCCGCGCGATGAGCGAACTTCGCCAGCACCTCGCGCAGATCGGTCAGGGCCTCCGCATTCTCTTCCAGCAGGGTCCGTCCGGCCCCGGTGATGGCGTAGCGCTTCTTGCCGCCGTCCTCATGGCCCTCCAGCGCGCCCATCTCCTCCAGCAGGGTCAGGGTCGGATAGATGACGCCGGGGCTGGGCGCATAGGCGCCGCCCAT
Coding sequences within it:
- a CDS encoding prolyl-tRNA synthetase associated domain-containing protein, translating into MTEDNPIAAAPVAEPAFDRDRLLAWMAEQGIAQTTHDHPAVFRVEEGLELKAAMPGAHTKNLFLKDKKGKLWLISARQDTVVDLKRAPKTIGSDRLSFGNEHLLYETLGVRPGSVTALALINDPDQRVTFILDKALWDADIVNFHPLTNTATTALAQGEFRKALDAMGRAPVTVVDFSDLI
- a CDS encoding LysE family translocator, coding for MVLPVDPHLYATFLGVMAVMAITPGPANVFSVANGIQRGKAGAMAGVIGMNAATLVWFGAAALGLGALVVAFPDVFRFISVAGALYVGWLGYKALRGAFATAADPDAPTVKMGRSAIVDGFMVQIANPKAILFFTAVLPPFLDVNRPAAPQLALFALATIGMDVISMSAYGLGGAALARRMSEPGFRKGFALLTGVLLIAAAVLILSRL
- the purH gene encoding bifunctional phosphoribosylaminoimidazolecarboxamide formyltransferase/IMP cyclohydrolase, whose amino-acid sequence is MPAAPDFPPAPNRVAPKRALISLSDKTGLEDAARALHDLGVELVSTGGTRAAIAGFGLPVKDVADLTGFPEMMDGRVKTLHPVVHGGLLGVRDEPSHARAMTEHGIGGIDIAWIDLYPFEATVASGGGFEAAVENIDIGGPAMIRSASKNHGYVAVCVDKDAVDQVLEALKADGATTLELRKRLAARAFARTAAYDAAVSGWFAGQVGDEAPARKSIAGSLAQTLRYGENPHQTGAFYRTGEARPGVAYATQIQGKELGYNNIADADAAYELVAEFEQPAVVIVKHANPCGVAVGKDLSEAYARALECDAVSAFGGVIAVNRVLTGADARAITEIFTEVVIAPGADDEAKDVFAAKKNLRLLITNGLPDPHGPGEVFRSVAGGFLVQSRDRSLIKPSDLKIVTRRQPTPTEIQDMLFAFTVAKHVKSNAIVYAKDGQTAGIGAGQMNRRDSARIAAIRAREAGEAKGLTTSLAEGSACASEAFFPFADGLLEAVAAGATAVIQPGGSMRDAEVIAAADEKGIAMAFTGVRVFRH
- a CDS encoding siderophore-interacting protein; its protein translation is MTDALRIARRVRHPLKFRLLEVVEVSDLTPSLKRVVLTGDLEDFVSLGFDDHVKIFPVREGETLALPTVGPDGPVFAEPRPVMRDYTPRLWDTAAKTLTVDFAVGHGGPATDWVMTARPGSKLGVGGPRGSFIVPTAFPHHVLIGDETAVPAISRRLEELSGGSKALVIVEVEDEASAPPLNSAADLTVVRVDRKGGPRGRVEGLQAAAETALADLPRDDAYVWIAGESQVARTLRGVVVAMGFDPKALKAAGYWRAGAVGAHEVIED
- a CDS encoding DUF6065 family protein, yielding MELECYPMSPQPPDLVPGRVSRDWMDAFAQRHPYRCLPLNMANTTGWEIQCPFTFTAEWNGGPSQADITITPERPTPRLNHFVTSHFSRGVLTLHPQYLFRTPPGWGMLAGGAPNHVKDGIQPLTGLIETDWLPFPFTMNWIFTRPGKVTFKKGEPFCFITPFEHRKVETLEPVIRTLESNPNMKGQYEAWLKARGEFNTALAAGDPEAVKEQWQRFYFKGEIPQNLGSAPATHTNKRRLKAPRVG
- a CDS encoding PadR family transcriptional regulator: MRNEFGRGWPGGPGGGRGGPRGHRGGGKRLLARGDLRWLILSLIAEDGPAHGYELIKAIETRMGGAYAPSPGVIYPTLTLLEEMGALEGHEDGGKKRYAITGAGRTLLEENAEALTDLREVLAKFAHRAARPTPIAEAIVRLRGVVHAKLAEDIPLDEARIKAVADILNQAADRVEKA